A region from the Polaribacter sp. Hel1_33_78 genome encodes:
- a CDS encoding restriction endonuclease subunit S → MNRYQYYKNVPETWIGDIPVHWKISLVSRHFNIGRGRVISKVEIFENKGDFPVYSSQTTNNGELGKINTYDFDGEYVTWTTDGANTGTCFHRNGKFNTTNVCGMLSKRNILFELKYLCFYLNLVTKPYVRIDINPKLMNNMMGGIPLIVPPIFEQQQIVSFLDDKTQKIYSLIQQKEKKIELLKEKRTSLINHVVTKGVNPNVEMKDSGVEWIGEIPSHWNTSKLKYHGNFFSGYSFDSNDFQNEGEVRVIKISNIQNNGVSWEDLSFLPKNYYDDFEGFRVLKGDLIFVLTRPIISTGIKVCFYQEEHLTLLNQRNSVFRPDVDTLVKRFLFFLVRTFYFFEEFKQQLKGSGQPNISTEQISNIKIYLPSLKEQQQIVEYLDKQTEEIDTLIQLEQKKIDTLKEYRQSLISEVVTGKIRVCEEDNSLILNSQTV, encoded by the coding sequence ATGAATAGATACCAATACTATAAAAACGTACCTGAAACATGGATTGGAGATATTCCTGTTCATTGGAAAATTTCTTTAGTTAGTAGACATTTTAATATTGGAAGAGGAAGAGTTATATCTAAAGTTGAAATTTTCGAGAATAAAGGTGATTTTCCAGTTTATAGTTCTCAAACAACAAATAATGGTGAATTAGGAAAAATTAACACATATGATTTCGATGGAGAATATGTGACATGGACAACAGATGGAGCAAATACTGGTACATGTTTTCACAGAAATGGGAAGTTTAACACAACTAATGTTTGTGGAATGTTAAGTAAACGGAACATTCTTTTTGAACTTAAGTATTTGTGTTTCTATTTAAACCTTGTAACAAAACCATACGTTCGTATTGACATAAACCCAAAGTTAATGAATAATATGATGGGGGGAATACCATTAATTGTTCCTCCAATATTCGAACAACAACAAATCGTATCCTTTTTGGATGATAAAACCCAAAAGATATATTCTCTTATCCAACAAAAAGAAAAGAAGATAGAACTCCTTAAAGAGAAAAGAACCTCACTCATTAACCATGTTGTAACCAAAGGTGTTAATCCCAATGTGGAGATGAAAGATTCTGGAGTGGAATGGATTGGTGAGATTCCAAGTCATTGGAATACTTCAAAGTTAAAATATCATGGTAATTTTTTTAGTGGTTACTCATTTGACAGTAATGATTTTCAAAATGAAGGTGAGGTAAGAGTTATTAAAATTTCTAACATTCAAAACAATGGTGTTTCTTGGGAAGATTTATCATTTTTACCAAAAAACTATTATGACGATTTTGAAGGATTTAGAGTATTAAAAGGAGATTTAATTTTTGTTTTAACAAGACCTATAATCTCCACAGGAATTAAAGTATGTTTTTATCAGGAAGAACATTTAACTCTTTTGAATCAAAGAAATAGTGTATTTAGACCTGATGTAGATACTTTAGTAAAAAGATTTTTATTCTTTTTAGTTAGGACGTTTTACTTTTTTGAAGAATTCAAACAACAACTAAAAGGAAGTGGTCAACCAAATATATCTACAGAACAAATATCAAATATTAAAATCTATTTACCCTCTCTTAAAGAACAACAACAAATCGTTGAGTATTTAGATAAACAAACAGAAGAAATTGATACCCTCATCCAATTAGAACAAAAGAAAATAGATACTCTAAAAGAATATCGTCAATCTTTAATATCAGAAGTAGTAACAGGTAAAATAAGAGTATGTGAAGAAGATAATTCATTGATTTTAAACTCCCAAACCGTATGA